One genomic segment of Intestinimonas butyriciproducens includes these proteins:
- a CDS encoding ribonuclease J, whose amino-acid sequence MAEKLKIISLGGLNEIGKNLTVYEYGGDIIVVDVGMGFPDDDMYGIDVVIPDFTYLIKNQDKIRGIFLTHGHEDHIGSIPYLLRSVNAPIYATRMTAGLVKLKLEEHRLLDKTKLITCEAGEVVKAGKFSVEFIHVNHSIADAVAFAIKTPVGTCIHTGDFKIDSTPIQGGMIDLARLGELGKKGVLALLCDSTNVERPGYTKSERCVGASFDALFRNCESRIIVTTFASNVDRIQQVISVAAKYGRKVAVTGRSMENALRVSTELGYMNVPEGTLVDLNHIKGLPKNKICIITTGSQGETMSALTRIAFSTHRQVDIQAGDRVIISASAIPGNENSIGNVVNELYRKGAEVVNERVGELHVSGHACQDELRIIHALIKPKFFIPLHGEQRHLKVHAKLAQEMGMDPRHIVISDIGKVIELTSNSIKLNGTVPAGKVFVDGYGVGDVGSVVLRDRKHLAEDGMIVVVTSMSGENGAVVSGPDIITRGFVYVKESEGLMEELRRVAMEALERCEKTHTTDWAAIKGEIKNDLSGFLYKKTKRNPMILPVIMEV is encoded by the coding sequence ATGGCAGAAAAACTGAAGATCATTTCTCTTGGCGGTCTCAACGAGATCGGCAAGAACCTCACCGTGTACGAGTACGGCGGGGACATCATCGTGGTGGACGTGGGCATGGGCTTCCCGGACGACGACATGTACGGCATCGACGTGGTCATCCCCGACTTTACCTATCTCATCAAAAACCAGGACAAGATCCGAGGCATCTTCCTCACCCATGGTCACGAGGACCACATCGGCTCCATCCCCTATCTCCTGCGGAGTGTCAACGCCCCCATCTACGCCACCCGCATGACGGCGGGGCTGGTGAAGCTGAAGCTGGAGGAGCACCGCCTGCTGGACAAGACCAAGCTCATCACCTGTGAGGCCGGTGAGGTGGTAAAGGCTGGAAAGTTCAGTGTGGAGTTTATCCATGTGAACCATTCCATCGCCGACGCGGTGGCCTTCGCCATCAAAACACCGGTGGGCACCTGTATCCATACCGGCGACTTTAAGATCGATTCCACCCCCATCCAGGGCGGCATGATCGATCTGGCCCGTCTGGGCGAGCTGGGGAAGAAGGGCGTACTGGCCCTCCTGTGCGACTCCACCAACGTGGAGCGGCCCGGCTATACCAAAAGCGAGCGGTGCGTAGGCGCCTCTTTCGACGCGCTGTTCCGCAACTGCGAGTCCCGCATCATCGTTACCACCTTCGCCTCCAATGTGGACCGCATTCAGCAGGTCATATCCGTCGCGGCGAAGTACGGCCGCAAGGTGGCCGTTACAGGCCGCAGTATGGAGAATGCCCTGCGGGTCTCCACCGAGTTGGGCTATATGAACGTCCCGGAGGGGACGCTGGTGGACCTTAACCATATCAAAGGACTTCCAAAGAACAAAATCTGCATCATCACCACCGGCAGCCAGGGCGAGACCATGTCTGCCCTCACCCGGATCGCCTTCTCCACCCACAGGCAGGTGGACATCCAGGCGGGAGACCGGGTCATCATCTCCGCCTCCGCCATCCCTGGAAATGAAAATTCCATCGGCAACGTGGTCAACGAGCTCTACCGCAAGGGGGCCGAAGTGGTCAACGAGCGGGTGGGGGAGCTCCATGTCTCCGGCCACGCCTGCCAGGATGAGCTGAGGATCATCCATGCGCTGATCAAACCCAAGTTCTTTATCCCACTCCACGGTGAGCAGCGGCACCTGAAAGTCCACGCCAAGCTGGCCCAGGAGATGGGCATGGACCCCCGCCACATCGTCATCAGCGATATCGGAAAGGTCATTGAGCTGACCTCCAACTCCATCAAGCTCAACGGCACGGTCCCCGCCGGAAAGGTCTTTGTGGACGGATACGGCGTGGGCGATGTGGGCAGTGTGGTGCTCCGGGATCGGAAGCATCTGGCCGAGGACGGCATGATCGTGGTGGTCACCTCTATGTCCGGCGAAAACGGAGCCGTGGTCTCCGGCCCGGACATCATCACCCGTGGCTTTGTGTACGTGAAAGAGTCCGAGGGGCTGATGGAGGAGCTCAGGCGTGTGGCCATGGAGGCGCTGGAGCGGTGCGAGAAAACCCATACCACCGACTGGGCCGCCATCAAGGGCGAGATCAAAAACGACCTGTCCGGGTTCCTTTACAAAAAAACCAAGCGCAATCCGATGATCCTGCCTGTCATCATGGAGGTCTGA
- a CDS encoding amino acid ABC transporter permease: MFFDDPALRIVVQALNSGFLKTLQLFATTLVGAIPLGLIIAFGSMSRFPPLRCLTKTMVWVIRGTPLMLQLMIIYYVPGLKGFPIWGGGEHGRFLASSVAFIFNYACYFSEIYRGGIAGVPQGQYEAGQVLGMTRGQIFFRVTLLQMIKRIVPPMSNEVITLVKDTSLSRIIALQEIIWMGESFLKGNQGYSGLVWPLFFTGFYYLIFNGVVTVLLGRLEKKLDYFRA, translated from the coding sequence ATGTTTTTCGACGACCCTGCGCTGCGCATCGTCGTACAGGCGCTGAACAGCGGCTTTCTCAAAACATTGCAGCTTTTTGCCACCACTCTGGTCGGCGCCATCCCGCTGGGGCTCATCATCGCCTTCGGCTCCATGAGCCGTTTCCCGCCTCTGCGCTGCCTGACCAAGACGATGGTGTGGGTCATTCGTGGCACACCCCTGATGCTTCAGCTCATGATCATCTACTATGTCCCGGGCCTGAAGGGGTTCCCCATCTGGGGCGGCGGAGAGCACGGCCGCTTCCTGGCGTCCAGCGTGGCCTTTATCTTCAATTACGCCTGCTACTTCTCCGAGATCTACCGGGGCGGCATCGCGGGCGTGCCCCAGGGGCAGTATGAGGCCGGGCAGGTGCTGGGCATGACCCGGGGGCAGATCTTTTTCCGGGTCACGCTGCTGCAGATGATCAAGCGCATTGTCCCCCCCATGTCCAATGAAGTCATCACCCTGGTCAAGGACACCTCCCTCTCCCGCATCATCGCCCTGCAGGAGATCATCTGGATGGGCGAGTCCTTCCTCAAGGGAAATCAGGGCTACTCCGGCCTGGTGTGGCCCCTGTTCTTCACTGGATTCTACTACCTGATCTTCAACGGCGTGGTGACCGTGCTGCTGGGCCGGCTGGAAAAGAAGCTGGACTACTTCCGGGCATAA
- a CDS encoding amino acid ABC transporter ATP-binding protein, producing the protein MAILDVSHISKAFGNTEVLRDISFSLDPGQALAIIGSSGSGKTTLLRCLNFLETPDQGRIAVRDEVLFDAGDPATRRESEIRKKRLHFGLVFQSFHLFPQYTALQNVMLASQLLAQERPDFRARKKDILADIEAAARELLHQMGLSDRADHYPHQLSGGQQQRVAIARALALAPDILCFDEPTSALDPELTGEVLRVIRGLAEKHTTMVIVTHEMAFARDVADQVIFMDGGVIVEQGPPEAVIGHPREERTRQFLSRYAQN; encoded by the coding sequence ATGGCGATTTTAGACGTTTCACATATCAGCAAGGCCTTTGGGAATACCGAAGTGCTCCGGGACATCAGCTTCTCTCTGGATCCCGGCCAGGCCCTGGCCATCATCGGCTCCTCCGGCTCCGGCAAGACCACGCTTCTGCGATGCCTTAATTTCCTGGAGACGCCGGACCAGGGGCGCATCGCCGTCCGGGACGAGGTCCTCTTCGACGCCGGAGATCCGGCCACCCGGCGGGAGAGCGAGATCCGGAAGAAACGGCTCCATTTCGGTCTGGTCTTTCAGTCCTTCCACCTCTTTCCCCAGTACACGGCCCTCCAGAATGTGATGCTGGCCAGCCAGCTTCTGGCCCAGGAGCGTCCGGATTTCAGGGCCCGCAAAAAAGACATCCTCGCGGACATCGAGGCCGCTGCCAGGGAGCTGCTGCATCAGATGGGCCTCAGCGACAGGGCCGACCACTACCCGCATCAGCTCTCAGGAGGCCAGCAGCAGCGGGTGGCCATCGCCCGGGCGCTGGCCTTGGCGCCGGATATCCTCTGCTTTGACGAGCCCACCTCGGCCCTGGACCCAGAGCTCACCGGAGAAGTGCTCAGGGTCATCCGCGGGCTGGCGGAAAAGCACACCACCATGGTCATCGTCACCCACGAGATGGCCTTCGCCCGCGATGTCGCCGACCAGGTCATCTTTATGGACGGCGGCGTCATTGTGGAGCAGGGTCCCCCGGAGGCGGTCATCGGGCATCCCCGTGAGGAGCGCACCCGGCAGTTTTTGTCCAGGTACGCACAGAATTGA
- a CDS encoding electron transfer flavoprotein subunit alpha/FixB family protein yields MEAKTKDLWVFVETNEDGTAKNVGLELLTPGRMMAGKQGGELVAVVIGNNVEAAVNAASAQGADKVIVVEGPEYAHFSTDAYAIALVSLVEKYGPTSMLIGATNNGRDLGPRVSCRLKTGLTADCTALDIDPESGNVAWTRPAFGGNLMATILCPDHRPQIGTVRPGVFKKGEAGEAKAEIIKEDIHVDAKDIRTQVLELIKDMDSESVDLEGAEIIVSGGRGVGGPEGFEPIKALAGVLGATVGASRAAVDAGWIPHSHQVGQTGKTVGPKLYIACGISGAIQHLAGMSGSDVVVAINKDPEAPIFDVADYGVVGNLFEVLPVLTEEIKKARA; encoded by the coding sequence ATGGAAGCTAAGACCAAGGATCTTTGGGTATTTGTAGAGACCAATGAGGACGGCACCGCGAAGAACGTGGGCCTGGAGCTGCTGACCCCCGGCCGGATGATGGCCGGCAAGCAGGGCGGCGAGCTGGTGGCCGTGGTCATCGGCAACAATGTGGAGGCCGCTGTGAACGCGGCCAGCGCCCAGGGCGCCGACAAGGTGATCGTGGTGGAGGGCCCCGAGTACGCCCACTTCAGCACCGACGCCTACGCCATTGCTCTGGTGAGCCTGGTGGAGAAGTACGGCCCCACCAGCATGCTCATCGGTGCGACCAACAACGGTCGTGACCTGGGCCCCCGCGTGTCCTGCCGTCTGAAGACCGGCCTGACCGCCGACTGCACCGCGCTGGACATCGACCCCGAGAGCGGCAACGTGGCCTGGACCCGTCCCGCTTTCGGCGGCAACCTGATGGCCACCATCCTGTGCCCCGATCACCGTCCCCAGATCGGCACCGTCCGTCCCGGCGTATTCAAGAAGGGCGAGGCCGGCGAGGCGAAGGCCGAGATCATCAAGGAAGACATCCATGTGGATGCCAAAGATATCCGCACCCAGGTGCTGGAGCTGATCAAGGATATGGACAGCGAGAGCGTGGACCTGGAGGGCGCGGAGATCATCGTGTCCGGCGGCCGCGGCGTGGGCGGCCCCGAGGGCTTCGAGCCCATCAAGGCTCTGGCCGGCGTGCTGGGCGCCACTGTGGGCGCTTCCCGCGCGGCGGTTGACGCGGGCTGGATCCCCCACAGCCATCAGGTGGGCCAGACCGGCAAGACCGTCGGCCCCAAGCTGTACATCGCCTGCGGCATCTCCGGCGCCATTCAGCATCTGGCCGGTATGAGCGGCTCCGACGTGGTGGTCGCCATCAACAAGGACCCCGAGGCCCCCATCTTCGACGTGGCCGACTACGGTGTGGTGGGCAACCTCTTTGAGGTCCTCCCCGTCCTCACTGAGGAGATCAAGAAGGCCCGCGCCTAA
- a CDS encoding demethoxyubiquinone hydroxylase family protein, protein MPSFANPFQGNVDRKLTNAELMQALRLDIAGELEAIFLYDAHYLATDDPVAKAVLADIRDEEKVHMGELITLMRHLDPREAELFLDGESEVREQLEELGITGESIPASAAGPTVGSLVEE, encoded by the coding sequence ATGCCTAGTTTTGCCAATCCCTTTCAGGGTAATGTAGACCGCAAGCTGACCAACGCCGAGCTCATGCAGGCCCTCCGCCTGGATATTGCGGGGGAGCTGGAGGCCATTTTCCTGTACGACGCCCACTATCTCGCCACCGACGATCCGGTGGCCAAAGCCGTCCTAGCGGATATCCGGGACGAAGAAAAGGTCCATATGGGGGAGCTCATCACTCTGATGCGCCACCTGGACCCCAGAGAGGCCGAGCTTTTCCTGGACGGCGAGTCCGAGGTCAGGGAGCAGCTGGAGGAGCTGGGGATCACCGGAGAGAGCATTCCCGCATCCGCCGCCGGGCCCACGGTCGGCAGCCTGGTGGAAGAATAA
- a CDS encoding transporter substrate-binding domain-containing protein, with protein MLKKNRLAALLLAPCLCLSLAACSGGNSAATPAPADTEPVETIGGADGPTDILLTEEESDVAYIQDKGTLVVGITNFEPMDYRDASGEWIGFDADMAKAFAESLGVEAEFVEINWDNKVLELDGKNIDCVWNGMTLTDEVKSAMSTGNAYCLNAQVVVVPAGKAADYQTEESLKDLSFAVESGSAGEDEVERLGCSFTPVQTQANALLEVKAGTSDAAIIDLLMAGAMIGEGTSYPDLTYTVKLNSEEYGVGFRKGSDLAEAFNTFWEAAYADGTVMTAAETYGVQESLIEPD; from the coding sequence ATGCTGAAGAAAAATCGTCTCGCTGCGCTGCTCCTGGCGCCGTGTCTGTGCCTGTCCCTGGCCGCCTGCTCCGGCGGCAATTCGGCGGCCACCCCCGCGCCCGCCGACACCGAGCCGGTGGAGACCATCGGCGGCGCTGACGGCCCCACGGACATCCTGCTCACCGAGGAAGAAAGCGATGTGGCCTACATCCAGGACAAGGGCACGCTGGTGGTGGGCATCACCAACTTTGAGCCCATGGATTACCGCGATGCGTCCGGCGAATGGATCGGCTTCGACGCCGATATGGCCAAGGCCTTTGCCGAGTCCCTGGGCGTGGAGGCGGAGTTCGTTGAGATCAATTGGGACAATAAGGTCCTGGAGCTCGACGGCAAAAACATCGACTGCGTATGGAACGGCATGACCCTCACCGACGAGGTGAAGAGCGCCATGTCCACCGGCAACGCATACTGCCTCAACGCGCAGGTGGTGGTGGTCCCCGCCGGCAAGGCCGCTGATTACCAGACGGAGGAGAGCCTCAAGGACCTCTCCTTTGCCGTGGAGTCCGGGTCCGCCGGCGAGGACGAGGTGGAGCGGCTGGGCTGCAGCTTCACGCCCGTCCAGACCCAGGCCAACGCGCTCCTGGAGGTCAAGGCCGGCACCTCCGACGCCGCCATCATCGACCTGCTGATGGCGGGCGCCATGATCGGCGAGGGCACCAGCTACCCCGACCTCACCTACACCGTCAAGCTCAACAGTGAGGAATACGGCGTGGGCTTCCGCAAGGGTTCCGATCTGGCTGAGGCCTTCAACACGTTCTGGGAGGCCGCCTATGCCGACGGCACCGTGATGACCGCCGCCGAGACCTACGGCGTGCAGGAGTCCCTGATCGAACCCGACTGA
- a CDS encoding electron transfer flavoprotein subunit beta/FixA family protein, whose translation MNMLVCVKQVPDTTEIKIDPVTNTLIRAGVPSILNPFDGYALEAAARIKDADPSAKIVVLSMGPEQAKAVLKESLAIAADKAYLVSDRAFGGSDTLATSYIISETIKKVEELEGKFDIIFCGKQAIDGDTAQVGPEIAEHLGLPQVTYGLEAEVDGDTVKVKKEVEEGVEVIGVKMPCLLTFTKPAWDPRYPTIKRKMAANRAEIPTLTAADLPTIDLTQAGLKGSPTKVKKTFVPQKKSGGVKIKEETAEDSAKKLFQLLSDASII comes from the coding sequence ATGAACATGCTTGTATGCGTCAAGCAGGTGCCGGATACGACGGAAATCAAGATCGACCCGGTCACCAATACCCTGATCCGCGCAGGCGTCCCCTCCATCCTGAATCCGTTTGACGGCTATGCCCTGGAAGCCGCGGCCCGGATCAAGGATGCCGACCCCTCCGCCAAGATCGTGGTGCTCTCCATGGGTCCCGAGCAGGCGAAGGCCGTGCTGAAGGAGTCCCTGGCTATCGCGGCCGACAAGGCGTATCTGGTCAGCGACCGGGCCTTTGGTGGTTCCGACACCCTGGCCACCAGCTACATCATCAGCGAGACCATCAAGAAGGTGGAGGAGCTGGAAGGCAAGTTTGACATTATCTTCTGCGGCAAGCAGGCCATCGACGGCGACACCGCCCAGGTCGGCCCCGAGATCGCGGAGCATCTGGGCCTGCCCCAGGTGACCTACGGCCTGGAGGCCGAGGTGGACGGCGACACCGTGAAGGTGAAGAAGGAAGTGGAAGAGGGCGTCGAGGTCATCGGCGTGAAGATGCCCTGCCTGCTGACCTTCACCAAGCCCGCCTGGGATCCCCGCTATCCCACCATCAAGCGCAAGATGGCTGCCAACCGCGCCGAGATCCCCACTCTCACCGCAGCGGACCTGCCCACCATCGACCTGACGCAGGCCGGTCTGAAGGGCTCTCCCACCAAGGTGAAGAAGACCTTCGTGCCGCAGAAGAAGAGCGGCGGCGTGAAGATCAAGGAAGAGACCGCTGAAGACTCCGCGAAGAAGCTGTTCCAGCTGCTGAGCGACGCCAGCATTATCTGA
- a CDS encoding family 1 encapsulin nanocompartment shell protein codes for MDYLARESAPFSPETWEKIDSTVIDNAKKHMVCRRFLNIYGPLGPGASTVPVDGPNKAESLQNGLGRITGRKLVELPQLYEDFTLLWRDIEESEKLDRPLDLSAAASAAQRSAKREDELILFGNKALGAEGLMTAAGSYKIKRGTWNEGEDAYKDVAHAISYLSSNSKLGRYALVLSPELYLDLQRLQPNVGLLELDRISKLVGGRVYPAGPFGAGKAALVCAEPQYMDLAVGVDLSVGYLELKDFNHSFRILETAALRIKDPSAIVAFE; via the coding sequence ATGGACTATTTAGCCAGAGAGAGCGCACCCTTCTCCCCTGAGACGTGGGAGAAAATCGACAGTACCGTGATCGACAATGCCAAGAAGCATATGGTCTGCCGCCGCTTTCTGAACATTTACGGCCCCCTGGGGCCCGGCGCCTCCACCGTGCCTGTGGACGGCCCCAACAAGGCGGAATCCCTGCAAAACGGCCTGGGCCGCATCACCGGCCGGAAGCTGGTGGAGCTGCCGCAGCTCTATGAGGACTTTACCCTGCTATGGCGGGATATTGAGGAGTCCGAAAAGCTGGACCGCCCGCTGGACCTCTCCGCCGCCGCCTCTGCCGCCCAGCGCAGCGCCAAGCGCGAGGATGAGCTGATCCTCTTCGGAAACAAGGCGCTGGGGGCCGAGGGTCTTATGACTGCCGCCGGCTCTTACAAGATCAAGCGCGGCACCTGGAATGAGGGCGAGGACGCCTACAAGGATGTGGCTCATGCCATCTCCTATCTCTCCAGCAACAGCAAGCTGGGCCGCTACGCCCTGGTCCTCAGCCCCGAGCTCTATTTGGACCTCCAGCGCCTCCAGCCCAATGTGGGGCTTTTGGAGCTGGACCGCATCTCTAAGCTGGTGGGAGGCCGTGTGTATCCCGCCGGCCCCTTTGGCGCCGGGAAGGCCGCACTCGTGTGCGCCGAGCCCCAGTATATGGACTTGGCCGTGGGTGTGGATCTCTCCGTGGGTTATCTGGAGCTCAAGGACTTTAACCACAGCTTCCGTATCCTGGAGACCGCGGCGCTGCGCATCAAGGACCCCAGCGCCATCGTGGCATTCGAATGA